ATTTTTTATTTAACTGCTTTTTCAATGAAGTTTTTTAGGCAAAAGTATTCTATTTCCTGTCCAGGATCGATGATAGCAGCTTCAAACTTTTTTGAACTTGCAGTAGCTGTATCGATAACTCTTTTTGGGATTAATTCAGGAGCTGCTTTAGCCACTATAGTTGGGGTACTAGTAGAAGTTCCTTTGATGCTTTATTTAGTAAATATTTCTAAGTCTTCCAAAATATTATTTATAAAGTAATATTTTCTTCATACCATTGAATTCTTTCTTCTAAATAAGTGCTCATACTTCTGCCAAATCAAAAGCCTTTTTAAGATCTTTGGTCATAAATCTAGCGTAACTTTCTAGGTGTGTTTGTAGATCATGCCCCATTGCATCAGCAATTTGTTTAGGTGCTCGCATTGTTCCATCTTCCATAGGTCTAGTGTGAGCAACATATGCGTATCTATGACGGAAGGAATATGGTTTGCACTTTTGTCCTTCTGCTTCTGCTTCTGCACAAATAGACAACCAAGTCTTTCTAATGCTCTTCCTCCTAAGATATTCTCCAAAGTTTTGACCGCCATTACCTAGAGGAATTTTTGGCAGTTCTTCTCCCGCTGCCAACCTTTGCACTAAGTTGTAGTTCCAATCAAAAGGTTCTCCATCTACATCTCTAACCAATAAAGGCAATAGTTGTCTTTCTTTAAAATTAGAATTTACTTTTTGGTATATACACCAAAGTTCTGTCTTGTTATTTCTGAGAACCAGATGATTAAGTTCTTCTGGTCTTAATCCATAAACTGAACAAAGTTGAGCAGCAAACTTCCATCTTTGGGCTTGTGGTTGGTCAATAAAGTTATCTACTAATCTTCCAATCTGGGCATCTGTTAATGGATAACCAATATCTTTCTTTTTAGCTATATTTTTTTCTTCATTATTATCTTTGAAATTTCCATAATTTGGTCTCCAATAAGAAGGGAAATCTTCATAGTTGCAGCAATAATCTAAAAAACTATTAAAAGCTAATCTCATATGCCTTCTTATTGTTGCCTTGTCAGGTGGCCAACCAACTAATTGATTGTATTGTCCATGCTTATATTCATTAATTACCTTTTTATATAAAGCTCTAGCATTTTGCGGTCTATGATTTGCTCTATTCATATAGAACATAACTCCCTCTAAAACAGGAAGATGCTTTTTATTCCAAGTGTTTTCTTTAATATCTGATCTTTCTTTTCTATATCTAACAAAAGCCCCTTCCCAATCAAGTTTGACTTCCGAAGAAGAGTTTCTTGCATATTTAAAAGCGGTCTTTAAAAGGATCTTTCCATTATTTTCTAAATAAGTGTTTGCTCCTTCTTCTATAAACTTCAATGCTTCAATCATTTGATTCTCTTCCCATAAGTAAGGAAGGTTTATAGATTTTCTTCCAGTTGTCTTAGTTCCATATATTAAACGCATATTCCCTCTATCATTTTCTACTGTCCAACCAGATCCAATAGATTCCTTTATTGCCCTTCTTAATGTTTTTACCCAATTGTTTGATTGTGGCATTTAATGACCGAGTGCTCTACCTATTGTCCACGGATTTCCGTGGATTTTCAACTGAGTAAGGCAAAAGTGTGCAGTCTCGTGCAGTCTTATGCAGAGTATGACTTCAGTTATAGCTTAGATCCCTTTGTCTCACTAGAAGAGTCATAGTGCTTTGGGAGCACTAGGTCGCAGGTTCGAATCCTGTCGCCCCGACTCTAAAAAATCAAGTCATACTAGCGAGTCTCTCAACTCGCTTTTTTATTATTTGTTGTCTCACATTAAGAAAAGGTAGCTAGAGGGGTAGCTAGGATACAGTTGTTGCGGTCGTCACTTACTTATCTAGTGCCTTTTATTGACAATTCCATCAATTAGGTTGTTCCCCAAAAATTTTAGAACACTTATTAATCAATAAGTGCTTAATCAATAAGTGCGACCCATGAAAAGGCTGCTCCAATACCGATTAAAATTCCCGAAACCAAATTTTTATTCTTTAAAATTTTTCCAATATGCTCTGATAAGTATAGGACTATTAAGAGCAAAGATCCTTGCCCTATAAATATTCCTAAAAAGTAACTTAATAGAGGACTTTGCTCAGCACCAATAATTGCACCTCCTATCAAGTAACCATGCAAAGAGATCATGGGTAAAAGTAATGAGCTAGGTAAATAGCCCAAAATTATCAAACTTTCTAAAACTAAGCTTAAAGATACTAATGCTTCTGCGTAGGGAATCATAAATTCTGGCAATGACAAAATTTGCGCAATAGCACTTCCAATTAAACCAAAACCTAATAAAGGTAATATCCATTTTTTTGGGAATCTCAATCCAATAAGACTTATTGCCAAAATAAAAAGGAGATGGTCTGGACCTAATAAGGGATGACCAATACCACTGATAAATCCCTGCCAGGAAGTTAATGTGGAACTCTCACCCATACCAAATGGATGATGAGCAAATACTGGATTATAGATACTAATAAAAAACAAATATACAGGGAAGATTATTAAAGAGACTTTTAAGTTCTTATGAAAAAAATTTTTAGAATTCATTTTTCTATTTAAATTAATGATCTTTGCATGGTGAACATTCTTCACAATCTGTACATTCGCAAGGACAAACACAACCACAACCTGGACAAACTTCTTTCTCGTTTAAAATCAAAGTATCTGTTACTAAATGTTTTGTAAAAGTAATAACCATAATTTGGAAAATTTATTTCTAAATATAAACAATATATGACTAAAAATTAATGCTAGTAATAATTTTTTATACATTTTATAAAATTAAATTAAAAAACGATTATCATTTTTATTTAATTAAGAAATATATTATTTAACAAAATTTAAAAATGATAATCATGTTCATGAATATTATTTAACAAAACAATAACAAACCTTTTAAATAATATTTTGATAATGAAAATCACATTCATGATTATTATTTAAAAAGATAACTTCACTCAGCTTCTATATCAATAATTCTTTTACCTTCCAAAGCATTAATTCTTTCTTCTTGGAATTCAATAGCGACTATCAATTATTTTTTGGGGTGATAACTACAAGAAGGCACTCGGGTGTAAAAGGGGTAGCTAGAGGGGTAGCTAAGTGACGATCTCATGCGAATTCATGCGATAGCAAGGCATGAATTTGAGACTCAGAAACGTTCCAACACAATAGATAACTCTAGTTATAATCTATATTCTTATATTTTTCTCAAAGTTACATACAAGTGCTTTGGGAGCACTAGGTCGCAGGTTCGAATCTTTTAGCCCTATGAGTTTCAGCAATAAGTCTCAGCTAATACCTAGTTCACTCAAATTTTTGCTTCACGCAAAATTTACGCAAAATAAATCTTTGAAAAATAATTAACCTGTGAATCCCA
This is a stretch of genomic DNA from Prochlorococcus marinus XMU1412. It encodes these proteins:
- a CDS encoding integrase — its product is MPQSNNWVKTLRRAIKESIGSGWTVENDRGNMRLIYGTKTTGRKSINLPYLWEENQMIEALKFIEEGANTYLENNGKILLKTAFKYARNSSSEVKLDWEGAFVRYRKERSDIKENTWNKKHLPVLEGVMFYMNRANHRPQNARALYKKVINEYKHGQYNQLVGWPPDKATIRRHMRLAFNSFLDYCCNYEDFPSYWRPNYGNFKDNNEEKNIAKKKDIGYPLTDAQIGRLVDNFIDQPQAQRWKFAAQLCSVYGLRPEELNHLVLRNNKTELWCIYQKVNSNFKERQLLPLLVRDVDGEPFDWNYNLVQRLAAGEELPKIPLGNGGQNFGEYLRRKSIRKTWLSICAEAEAEGQKCKPYSFRHRYAYVAHTRPMEDGTMRAPKQIADAMGHDLQTHLESYARFMTKDLKKAFDLAEV
- a CDS encoding HupE/UreJ family protein, with the translated sequence MFVLANVQIVKNVHHAKIINLNRKMNSKNFFHKNLKVSLIIFPVYLFFISIYNPVFAHHPFGMGESSTLTSWQGFISGIGHPLLGPDHLLFILAISLIGLRFPKKWILPLLGFGLIGSAIAQILSLPEFMIPYAEALVSLSLVLESLIILGYLPSSLLLPMISLHGYLIGGAIIGAEQSPLLSYFLGIFIGQGSLLLIVLYLSEHIGKILKNKNLVSGILIGIGAAFSWVALID